A single genomic interval of Deltaproteobacteria bacterium harbors:
- the flgM gene encoding flagellar biosynthesis anti-sigma factor FlgM codes for MKINDRQSPPPVAPASRKSADRPSRPDTGPAAPADRVSLSPEAQRLLQSNLDRVAAIKARVEEGSYKVDLDELASAIVNKELP; via the coding sequence GTGAAGATCAACGACCGCCAAAGCCCGCCGCCCGTTGCACCGGCCAGCCGTAAGTCGGCCGACCGTCCCTCGCGCCCCGACACGGGTCCCGCTGCTCCGGCCGACCGGGTGAGCCTGAGCCCCGAGGCGCAGCGTCTGCTCCAGTCGAACCTGGACCGCGTCGCCGCGATCAAGGCCCGCGTGGAGGAGGGGAGCTACAAGGTAGACCTCGACGAGCTCGCCTCGGCGATCGTGAACAAGGAGCTGCCGTGA
- the fliW gene encoding flagellar assembly protein FliW produces MTVSIESAQLGPLEVPEADLLHFPHGIPGFPAAHRFCLVQVKPGSRFQLLQCVDDPGLAFVVTDPMLLDPDYPVNSVRSEATALGLEADEPLAVAAIVTVPPAPERPTVNLLAPLALGGRSRRGVQVVLHDSPYPVRHAI; encoded by the coding sequence ATGACCGTCTCGATCGAGAGCGCGCAGCTCGGCCCGCTGGAGGTGCCCGAGGCTGACCTCCTGCACTTCCCGCACGGCATCCCCGGTTTCCCGGCGGCGCACCGCTTCTGCCTCGTGCAGGTCAAGCCCGGCTCGCGCTTCCAGCTCCTCCAGTGCGTGGACGATCCAGGCCTGGCCTTCGTGGTCACGGACCCGATGCTCCTCGACCCCGACTACCCGGTGAACTCCGTGCGCAGCGAGGCCACTGCGCTCGGGCTCGAAGCCGACGAACCCCTGGCCGTGGCGGCGATCGTGACCGTGCCGCCGGCCCCGGAGCGTCCGACGGTGAACCTGCTCGCGCCGCTCGCGCTCGGCGGCCGCTCCCGTCGGGGCGTGCAGGTGGTCCTGCACGATTCGCCCTATCCCGTCCGGCATGCCATCTGA
- the flgL gene encoding flagellar hook-associated protein FlgL, translated as MLRVTNSMVNLQAQRELAKARARLEERQRVASSGQRVGQAADDPAAAGELVRLQGEAQANTQFQRNIDHAMAELDTADSALGNVTEVLHRARELAVQMANGTISAADRAVAAREMQGLRDQVVALANTRVGEVYIFGGHRTGQPPFAASGTYAGDTGQRSVEVEGGVVMNAGVSGAQAFTAAGGQDVLGVLASLSTALTANDVDGIRTSLTSLESAANQVGSAHVSIGQQVGALSQQRSFLTDRHLDIAQHRSRVGDAEVTEALSGLVRAQTSLNAALEVSAKVLNSLSLVDRL; from the coding sequence ATGCTACGCGTGACCAACTCGATGGTGAACCTGCAGGCCCAGCGCGAGCTCGCCAAGGCGCGGGCGCGTCTCGAGGAGCGGCAGCGTGTGGCCTCGAGCGGCCAGCGCGTGGGCCAGGCGGCCGACGATCCGGCGGCGGCCGGGGAGCTCGTGCGCCTGCAGGGCGAGGCGCAGGCCAACACGCAGTTCCAGCGGAACATCGACCACGCCATGGCGGAGCTGGACACGGCCGACAGCGCGCTCGGGAACGTCACCGAGGTGCTGCATCGCGCGCGCGAGCTCGCGGTGCAGATGGCCAACGGCACGATCAGCGCCGCCGACCGAGCGGTCGCCGCACGCGAGATGCAGGGGCTGCGCGACCAGGTCGTCGCGCTCGCCAACACCCGCGTCGGGGAGGTCTACATCTTCGGCGGACATCGCACGGGTCAGCCCCCCTTCGCGGCGAGCGGGACCTACGCCGGCGACACCGGACAGCGCTCGGTCGAGGTGGAGGGGGGGGTAGTGATGAACGCGGGGGTCAGCGGGGCGCAGGCCTTCACCGCGGCCGGGGGGCAGGACGTCCTCGGGGTGCTCGCCAGCCTGAGCACGGCGCTCACGGCCAACGACGTGGACGGGATCCGCACGAGCCTCACCTCGCTCGAGTCGGCGGCGAACCAGGTCGGGTCGGCGCACGTCTCGATCGGCCAGCAGGTGGGCGCGCTCAGCCAGCAGCGCTCGTTCCTCACCGACCGACACCTCGACATCGCGCAGCACCGTTCGCGCGTCGGGGACGCGGAGGTGACCGAGGCGCTCTCGGGCCTCGTGCGCGCGCAGACCTCGCTCAACGCGGCGCTCGAGGTCTCGGCGAAGGTGCTCAATTCCCTGAGCTTGGTGGACCGCCTGTGA
- a CDS encoding flagellin FliC translates to MSLASMTLQSNVASLNAQKNLSRTETGMNTAMARLSSGLRINMAADDAAGLAISEKLRSQVRGLAQAQRNANDGVSLLQTAEGALNEVGDMLIRMRELGVQAANGTLGSSERSSLHAEFGALRTEITRIANATEFNGTKLLDGTLSTGVTFQVGVKNVTANDRITISMLSGRASAIGVSNAMTISTVTGARNSLSVLDTAISAVTSRRGTIGAAQNRLYTTIRNITAMHENLSAANSRIRDADVAAESANFTRSQILLQAGVSVLAQANQLPQMALKLLG, encoded by the coding sequence ATGTCTCTCGCATCGATGACGCTCCAGAGCAACGTGGCCTCGCTCAACGCCCAGAAGAACCTGTCCCGGACCGAGACGGGGATGAACACGGCGATGGCGCGCCTCTCCTCCGGGTTGCGCATCAACATGGCCGCCGACGACGCCGCCGGCCTCGCGATCAGCGAGAAGCTGCGGTCGCAGGTGCGCGGGCTGGCCCAGGCGCAGCGCAACGCCAACGACGGCGTGAGCCTCCTGCAGACGGCGGAAGGCGCCCTCAACGAGGTCGGCGACATGCTGATCCGCATGCGGGAGCTCGGCGTCCAGGCCGCGAACGGCACGCTCGGCTCCTCCGAGCGGAGCTCGCTGCACGCCGAGTTCGGTGCCCTGCGCACGGAGATCACCCGTATCGCGAACGCCACCGAGTTCAACGGCACCAAGCTCCTCGACGGCACGCTCTCCACGGGCGTGACCTTCCAGGTGGGCGTGAAGAACGTTACCGCCAACGACCGCATCACCATCTCCATGCTCAGCGGGCGGGCCTCGGCGATCGGCGTGTCGAACGCCATGACCATCTCCACCGTCACCGGCGCGCGAAACTCGCTGTCGGTGCTCGATACGGCGATCTCGGCCGTGACCAGCCGACGCGGCACCATCGGCGCGGCGCAGAACCGGCTCTACACCACGATCCGCAACATCACCGCCATGCACGAGAACCTCTCGGCGGCGAACTCGCGCATCCGCGACGCGGACGTGGCGGCGGAGTCGGCCAACTTCACCCGCTCTCAGATCCTGCTCCAGGCCGGCGTGAGCGTACTGGCCCAGGCCAACCAGCTGCCGCAGATGGCCCTGAAGCTCCTCGGCTAG
- the fliS gene encoding flagellar export chaperone FliS, with amino-acid sequence MYANASARRYQQVSVQTSSPGQILVSLYETAVRYARQGAESIRRGDIPAKARELQRVSDIVGELTSTLNRSVAPELCDNLERLYYYMQEKVAEGNATMKPEPVEEVARLLDTLREAWVEAVAQVEGRK; translated from the coding sequence ATGTACGCAAACGCCAGCGCCCGTCGGTACCAGCAGGTCAGCGTGCAAACCAGCTCCCCGGGCCAGATCCTGGTCTCCCTGTACGAGACCGCCGTGCGCTACGCGCGCCAGGGCGCCGAGTCGATCCGGCGGGGCGACATCCCCGCCAAGGCGCGAGAGCTCCAGCGCGTCTCGGACATCGTGGGCGAGCTGACGAGCACCCTGAACCGGAGCGTGGCCCCGGAACTCTGCGACAACCTCGAGCGCCTGTACTACTACATGCAAGAGAAGGTGGCCGAGGGGAACGCGACGATGAAGCCCGAGCCGGTGGAAGAGGTGGCGCGCCTGCTGGACACGCTGCGCGAGGCCTGGGTCGAGGCGGTGGCGCAGGTGGAGGGGCGGAAGTGA
- a CDS encoding flagellar protein FlaG — MSRSTVTGPVMPVQASLLEEYRRAKPVEAESPSEEEKLRRAIQQLQSSLGALPMGVEFEIRPDLSSVIMMVRDGNGSRVVREMAPDEVMRLAQLVKSGRQHLLDRLV, encoded by the coding sequence ATGAGTAGAAGCACGGTGACCGGCCCCGTGATGCCGGTACAAGCCAGTCTGCTCGAGGAGTATAGGCGAGCGAAGCCCGTCGAGGCCGAGAGCCCCTCGGAGGAGGAGAAGCTCCGCCGGGCGATCCAGCAGCTCCAGTCGTCGCTGGGCGCGCTGCCGATGGGGGTCGAGTTCGAGATTCGACCCGATCTGAGCTCGGTGATCATGATGGTCCGCGACGGAAACGGCTCGCGGGTCGTCCGGGAAATGGCCCCCGACGAGGTGATGCGCCTGGCGCAGCTCGTGAAGTCGGGACGTCAACATCTGCTCGACCGGCTGGTCTGA
- a CDS encoding motility associated factor glycosyltransferase family protein, with product MPSDRVTVGVAKSGAPCLTLNGRPLSSSLDPVAEAESWAASLALDEVDVLVLFGLGLGYHVEALRRRTEVPIVVFEPSAAVRDAALAREGRELGDTWVAESADALRAHLGMRLQARQRVTAFSWPPSRRLYPELHAATIDATRRAVEVATVTANTLETRLHRWFDHLLANLPLVVGRVPARALASYVAGRPAIVVAAGPSLKRNVELLREVGERAVIVAVNTSLRALERAGVRAHLVVALELLDVSQQLADLELNRECPRAVSMTANPALIANAPGPVFPLVDRLPFFAPTAEAAGLGRSLGVGGSVANAAFSLARELGAPRIVLLGQDLAYTGGEAYAPGTVFEKMRVAVEGGRATLSALEAKRAIAASCPQADTTREVEEVEQVTAWGGAGTVPTTGAFNYFRYIFEEWAAEQHGLELVNATEGGARIAGFSERPFADVLAELPPPRPVPLPTEPRIRAEDVRRALEAEAVRVARARDEARSACQLGTPQAVFRMRQAICAAGLLYAYSWRTMCDTVRDTSLGLDVLCSRLADDAEATLLRLREAVAVL from the coding sequence ATGCCATCTGATCGGGTCACGGTCGGCGTCGCGAAGAGCGGCGCCCCCTGCCTGACCCTGAACGGCCGCCCCCTCTCGAGCAGCCTCGATCCGGTGGCCGAAGCCGAGAGCTGGGCCGCCTCGCTCGCGCTCGACGAGGTGGACGTGCTGGTCCTCTTCGGGCTCGGCCTGGGCTACCACGTGGAGGCGCTGCGCCGTCGCACCGAGGTGCCGATCGTCGTCTTCGAGCCGAGCGCGGCGGTGCGCGACGCGGCGCTCGCGCGCGAGGGGCGCGAGCTCGGGGACACCTGGGTCGCCGAGAGCGCCGATGCGCTCCGGGCCCACCTGGGCATGCGCCTGCAGGCCAGGCAGCGCGTGACGGCCTTCTCCTGGCCCCCGAGCCGCCGCCTCTACCCCGAGCTCCACGCGGCCACCATCGACGCCACGCGGCGCGCGGTGGAGGTGGCCACGGTGACGGCGAACACGCTCGAGACGCGGCTCCATCGCTGGTTCGATCACCTGCTCGCGAACCTGCCGCTCGTCGTGGGTCGGGTCCCGGCGCGCGCGCTTGCGAGCTACGTCGCCGGCCGCCCGGCCATCGTGGTCGCCGCGGGTCCGTCGCTGAAACGCAACGTGGAGCTCCTGCGCGAGGTCGGGGAGCGTGCGGTGATCGTCGCCGTGAATACGTCGCTCCGCGCGCTCGAGCGGGCGGGGGTGCGCGCGCACCTGGTCGTCGCGCTCGAGCTCCTGGACGTGAGCCAGCAGCTCGCCGACCTGGAGCTGAACCGGGAGTGTCCGAGGGCCGTCTCGATGACGGCGAACCCGGCACTCATCGCGAACGCTCCGGGACCCGTCTTTCCGCTCGTGGACCGGCTCCCCTTCTTCGCGCCCACGGCCGAGGCGGCGGGGCTCGGTCGGAGCCTCGGGGTGGGCGGTTCGGTGGCCAACGCGGCCTTCTCCCTCGCGCGCGAGCTCGGCGCTCCGCGCATCGTCCTGCTCGGTCAAGACCTGGCCTACACGGGGGGCGAGGCCTACGCCCCGGGAACCGTCTTCGAGAAGATGCGCGTGGCCGTCGAGGGGGGGCGGGCCACGCTCTCGGCTCTCGAGGCCAAGCGGGCCATCGCGGCCTCGTGCCCGCAGGCGGACACCACGCGCGAGGTGGAAGAGGTGGAGCAGGTGACGGCCTGGGGCGGAGCGGGGACCGTGCCCACCACGGGCGCCTTCAACTACTTCCGCTACATCTTCGAGGAGTGGGCCGCCGAGCAGCACGGCCTCGAGCTGGTCAATGCCACCGAGGGTGGCGCGCGCATCGCGGGCTTTTCGGAGCGCCCCTTCGCCGACGTGCTCGCGGAGCTCCCGCCGCCGCGGCCCGTGCCCCTGCCGACGGAGCCGCGCATTCGCGCCGAGGACGTGCGGCGCGCGCTCGAGGCCGAGGCCGTTCGCGTGGCCCGCGCCCGCGACGAGGCCCGCTCGGCCTGCCAGCTCGGCACCCCGCAGGCGGTGTTCCGCATGCGCCAGGCCATCTGCGCCGCGGGGCTCCTCTACGCCTACAGCTGGCGGACCATGTGCGACACCGTGCGCGACACGAGCCTGGGTCTCGACGTGCTCTGCTCCCGCTTGGCCGACGACGCCGAGGCTACGCTCCTGCGCCTGCGCGAGGCCGTAGCGGTTTTGTAG
- the fliD gene encoding flagellar filament capping protein FliD, with the protein MAGPVNFSGLASGMDTNGIIEALVKAAREPIRQLQQKRADFSSKSNKLSELVSKLTALRNSARDLDTLKEFRAFSAKSNDETAATAVASSAATAGTYVVKVSSLAQAERTYSKAFAAKNTTGLVAATEALTLQVGAAAAVSVDVTTTDTLETVAQKINDKKAGLTASIVYTGSQYKLLVSGDKAGTANALTFGGAAATSLDLTHEEQAATNATVVMDNTTFTSTTNQLTDMIPGVTLDLKKETGASTVTIKVDVDLDAVQKKLEDLVKNYNSVAAILKREFSSDGKARTDGLMGDAAVRGVQRSIQGILTSEVGGVSGNYTALSRIGVKSNRDGTITLDSAKLREALAADMQGVTDLFSYTDNNDTTDNDGIAVRLGRTLTNMITAPDGMLAARQEGLGDSMRAVDDRVAAMERNLETYEAGLRKQFMAMEEALSKLKNQGSFLAGLS; encoded by the coding sequence ATGGCGGGTCCGGTCAACTTCAGTGGTCTCGCGAGCGGGATGGACACGAACGGCATCATCGAGGCCCTCGTCAAGGCCGCGCGTGAGCCGATCCGTCAGCTCCAGCAGAAGCGCGCCGACTTCAGCAGCAAGTCGAACAAGCTCTCCGAGCTCGTGAGCAAGCTGACCGCGCTGCGCAACTCGGCCCGCGACCTGGACACGCTGAAGGAGTTCCGCGCCTTCTCGGCGAAGAGCAACGACGAGACGGCGGCGACGGCCGTGGCCTCGAGCGCGGCCACCGCCGGGACCTACGTGGTGAAGGTCTCCAGCCTGGCCCAGGCCGAGCGCACCTACTCCAAGGCCTTCGCGGCCAAGAACACCACCGGGCTCGTGGCCGCCACCGAGGCGCTTACGCTGCAGGTGGGGGCCGCCGCGGCCGTCTCGGTGGACGTGACGACTACCGACACGCTCGAGACCGTGGCGCAGAAGATCAACGACAAGAAGGCCGGTCTGACGGCCAGCATCGTGTACACGGGCAGCCAGTACAAGCTGCTCGTGAGCGGGGACAAGGCGGGGACGGCCAACGCGCTCACCTTCGGCGGGGCCGCGGCCACGTCGCTGGATCTGACCCACGAGGAGCAGGCGGCCACGAACGCGACGGTGGTGATGGACAACACCACCTTCACGAGCACGACCAATCAGCTCACGGACATGATCCCCGGCGTCACCCTGGACCTGAAGAAGGAGACGGGCGCCTCCACCGTCACGATCAAGGTGGACGTGGACCTCGACGCGGTGCAGAAGAAGCTCGAGGATCTGGTCAAGAACTACAATTCCGTGGCTGCCATCCTGAAGCGGGAGTTCAGCTCCGATGGCAAGGCTCGGACCGACGGGCTGATGGGGGACGCCGCGGTGCGTGGGGTGCAGCGCAGCATCCAGGGGATCCTGACCTCGGAGGTGGGCGGCGTGAGCGGCAACTACACGGCGCTCTCCCGCATCGGCGTGAAGAGCAACCGGGACGGCACCATCACCCTGGACAGCGCCAAGCTCCGTGAGGCTCTGGCCGCCGACATGCAGGGCGTGACCGACCTCTTCAGCTATACCGACAACAACGACACCACGGACAACGACGGCATCGCCGTGCGTCTCGGGCGCACGCTCACGAACATGATCACCGCCCCCGACGGCATGCTGGCCGCGCGGCAAGAGGGCCTCGGCGACAGCATGCGCGCCGTGGACGATCGGGTGGCCGCCATGGAGCGGAACCTCGAGACCTACGAGGCGGGGCTCCGCAAGCAGTTCATGGCCATGGAAGAGGCCCTGAGCAAGCTCAAGAACCAGGGGAGCTTCCTGGCCGGACTGAGCTAG
- a CDS encoding peptidoglycan DD-metalloendopeptidase family protein codes for MKPVAGGAEGLGGPGLDAMLESRKGARPNDEAKRAANMLESLFVRQLFSAMRKTVPEGGLTGESMDKSIYTEMLDGELADEIGRGGGLGIGKALALQLGDVPDKGRVAKASDGPGPLPLGALPPRVALPRQHELARATEALRKVAGGASSLAGLGFDDPSRPNSVRLSDAAPGLGRPVVGAATVDERGTVRARAKESVLALRSGTVVEAGGGRLVVDHGGGLKSVYADLGQVLAQRGDLVLRGQMVGEVGSSGAFRLGVQRGATSLQPAEINGLIGTQKDAQGR; via the coding sequence ATGAAGCCGGTAGCGGGTGGCGCGGAGGGGCTCGGCGGGCCAGGGCTCGACGCGATGCTGGAGAGCCGCAAGGGCGCACGGCCGAACGACGAGGCCAAGCGCGCGGCCAACATGCTGGAGAGCCTCTTCGTGCGGCAGCTCTTCTCCGCCATGCGCAAGACGGTCCCCGAGGGGGGCCTCACCGGCGAGAGCATGGACAAGAGCATCTACACCGAGATGCTGGACGGGGAGCTGGCGGACGAGATCGGCCGCGGCGGCGGCCTCGGCATCGGCAAGGCGCTCGCGCTGCAGCTCGGCGACGTCCCGGACAAGGGGCGGGTGGCCAAGGCCAGCGACGGACCCGGCCCGCTGCCGCTCGGGGCGCTGCCGCCGCGCGTGGCCCTGCCACGGCAGCACGAGCTCGCGCGGGCTACCGAGGCGCTCCGCAAGGTGGCGGGGGGGGCGTCGAGTCTCGCGGGCCTCGGCTTCGACGATCCTTCGCGCCCGAACTCGGTGCGGCTCAGCGACGCGGCGCCGGGGCTCGGTCGCCCGGTCGTGGGCGCGGCGACGGTGGACGAGCGCGGCACGGTGCGAGCCCGGGCCAAGGAGAGCGTGCTGGCCCTGCGCTCGGGCACGGTGGTCGAGGCGGGCGGCGGGCGGCTCGTGGTGGACCACGGAGGTGGGCTGAAGAGCGTGTACGCAGACCTCGGCCAGGTCCTGGCGCAGCGCGGCGACCTGGTGCTCCGGGGCCAGATGGTGGGGGAGGTGGGGAGTTCGGGAGCCTTCCGGCTGGGCGTTCAACGCGGCGCGACATCGCTTCAACCGGCGGAAATCAATGGTCTCATCGGGACGCAAAAAGATGCTCAAGGCCGATAG
- the csrA gene encoding carbon storage regulator CsrA, protein MLTVTRRAGQTIRIGDHVKITIKEVRGRQVRLMIEAPRDVRVYREELYQQIAQENEAAARVDRNRLGELE, encoded by the coding sequence TTGCTGACCGTCACCCGCAGGGCAGGACAGACCATTCGCATCGGCGACCACGTGAAGATCACCATCAAGGAGGTCCGCGGTCGGCAGGTGCGACTGATGATCGAGGCGCCGCGGGACGTCCGGGTCTACCGGGAGGAGCTCTACCAGCAGATCGCCCAGGAGAACGAGGCGGCGGCGCGCGTGGACCGGAATCGGCTCGGAGAGCTGGAATGA
- the flgK gene encoding flagellar hook-associated protein FlgK: protein MGGLLSSLDIARSGLAASQAGVQQTSQNISNANTEGYHRRSLVTSPLGPRPGLGGVSVDGVLRSSDRLLARQLSLSLGAQGFADARQTLLLHLDRTVGQLGEGGVQQGLSTLFNAFSGLASAPENLAARQQVLSAAGDLARTFNSKAEALDQTARSADEELLGLAKQATDMAAQVAKLNVQITQTEATGADASDLRDQQDKLVGQLNQLTGATSFLDGQGQTTVLIDGMVLVQGNRSASLQGTPDATLNGRQRLDLVDGATRMAMTSRLGGRMGGLVAVRDTTIPGLQSQLDQLAYDVATAVNTQHRAGYGLDGANGRDLFTPPTGVTGAATALSVNATLTANQVAASSSATALPGNNQNALALSALAQANLAGGGSATAAGQWARVVGQLGADAQAAVRTADVRLDELTHLQTLQMSREGVSLDEEMIHLVEYQRSYQASTKVLQVVDSLLDELMRI, encoded by the coding sequence ATGGGTGGTCTGCTCAGCTCGCTCGATATCGCCCGTTCCGGCCTCGCGGCGTCGCAGGCCGGCGTGCAGCAGACCAGCCAGAACATCTCGAACGCCAACACCGAGGGCTACCATCGTCGCTCGCTCGTCACCTCGCCGCTCGGGCCCCGGCCCGGTCTCGGCGGCGTGTCCGTCGACGGCGTGCTCCGGAGCTCGGACCGGCTCCTCGCGCGGCAGCTCTCGCTCTCCCTCGGCGCGCAGGGCTTCGCCGACGCCCGGCAGACGTTGCTCCTGCATCTGGATCGCACCGTCGGACAGCTCGGCGAGGGCGGGGTGCAGCAGGGCCTCTCGACCCTCTTCAACGCCTTTTCGGGGCTCGCCAGCGCGCCGGAGAACCTGGCCGCGCGGCAGCAGGTGCTCTCCGCCGCGGGTGACCTCGCCCGGACCTTCAACAGCAAGGCCGAGGCGCTCGACCAGACCGCGCGCAGCGCCGACGAGGAGCTGCTCGGGCTGGCCAAGCAGGCGACCGACATGGCCGCGCAGGTGGCGAAGCTCAACGTGCAGATCACGCAGACCGAGGCCACCGGCGCCGACGCGAGCGACCTGCGCGACCAGCAAGACAAGCTCGTCGGGCAGCTCAACCAGCTCACCGGGGCGACCTCGTTTCTGGACGGGCAGGGGCAGACCACGGTCCTCATCGACGGCATGGTGCTGGTCCAGGGGAACCGTTCCGCGAGCCTGCAGGGCACGCCCGACGCCACCTTGAACGGTCGGCAGCGCCTCGACCTGGTGGATGGCGCGACGCGCATGGCGATGACGTCGCGCCTCGGTGGCCGGATGGGGGGCCTCGTGGCGGTACGCGACACCACGATCCCCGGGCTCCAGTCGCAGCTCGACCAGCTCGCCTACGACGTGGCCACGGCGGTCAACACGCAGCACCGCGCGGGCTACGGCCTCGACGGTGCGAACGGCCGGGACCTCTTCACTCCGCCGACCGGTGTGACCGGCGCAGCGACCGCGCTCAGCGTGAACGCGACGCTCACGGCGAATCAGGTGGCCGCCTCGTCGAGCGCGACGGCGCTGCCGGGCAACAACCAGAACGCGCTCGCCCTCTCGGCGCTGGCGCAGGCCAACCTGGCGGGCGGCGGCTCGGCCACCGCGGCGGGTCAGTGGGCCCGCGTCGTGGGCCAGCTCGGCGCGGACGCGCAGGCGGCGGTGCGCACGGCGGACGTGCGGCTGGACGAGCTGACCCACCTGCAGACGCTGCAGATGAGCCGCGAAGGGGTCTCGCTCGACGAGGAGATGATCCACCTCGTCGAGTACCAGCGTTCGTACCAGGCCTCGACGAAGGTGTTGCAGGTGGTGGACAGCTTGCTCGACGAGCTGATGAGGATCTAA
- a CDS encoding flagellin FliC has product MSLSSMTLQSNVASLQAQRNLGRTEGGLNTSMARLSSGLRINMAADDAAGLAISEKLRSQVRGLAQAQRNANDGVSLLQTAEGALNEVGDMLIRMRELGVQAANGTLGSSERSSLHSEFSALRTEIGRIANATEFNGTKLLDGTLSTGVTFQVGVKNVTANDRITISVLSGKATAIGVTSGMTVSTVTGARNSLALLDTAISSVTSRRGTIGAAQNRLYTTIRNITAMHENLSAANSRIRDADVAAESANFTRSQILMQAGVSVLAQANQLPQMALRLLG; this is encoded by the coding sequence ATGTCTCTCAGCTCGATGACTCTGCAGTCCAATGTGGCCTCTCTGCAAGCTCAGCGAAACCTGGGCCGCACCGAAGGCGGGCTCAACACCTCGATGGCGCGTTTGTCGTCGGGTCTGCGGATCAACATGGCCGCGGACGACGCCGCTGGACTCGCCATCAGTGAAAAGCTCCGTTCGCAGGTGCGCGGTCTCGCCCAGGCCCAGCGTAACGCCAACGACGGCGTGAGCCTCCTTCAAACCGCAGAAGGCGCCCTCAATGAGGTCGGCGACATGCTGATCCGCATGAGGGAACTCGGCGTCCAGGCCGCCAACGGCACGCTCGGGTCCTCTGAGCGGAGCTCGCTGCACAGCGAGTTCAGCGCCCTTCGGACGGAGATCGGCCGTATCGCGAACGCCACCGAGTTCAACGGCACCAAGTTGCTCGATGGCACGCTGTCTACGGGCGTGACCTTCCAGGTGGGCGTGAAGAACGTCACCGCGAACGACCGGATCACGATCTCGGTGCTCAGCGGCAAGGCGACGGCGATCGGCGTGACGAGCGGCATGACCGTCTCTACGGTCACTGGCGCCCGGAACTCGCTGGCGTTGCTCGACACCGCTATCTCGAGCGTGACCAGCCGGCGCGGCACCATCGGCGCGGCCCAGAACCGGCTCTACACCACCATCCGCAACATCACCGCCATGCACGAGAACCTCTCGGCCGCGAATTCGCGTATCCGCGACGCGGACGTGGCGGCGGAGTCGGCCAACTTCACCCGGTCCCAGATCCTGATGCAGGCCGGTGTGAGTGTGCTGGCCCAGGCCAACCAGCTGCCGCAGATGGCTCTGCGGCTCCTCGGCTAA